A region from the Gossypium hirsutum isolate 1008001.06 chromosome A08, Gossypium_hirsutum_v2.1, whole genome shotgun sequence genome encodes:
- the LOC107949066 gene encoding GTP 3',8-cyclase, mitochondrial: protein MKRYISRITNWPTPFPFRNLNFFMVDKERNFGSKPTKEPINNEEGNQISDMLIDGFGRKHTYLRLSLTERCNLRCQYCMPAEGVDLTPSPKLLTHNEILRLANLFVTSGVDKIRLTGGEPTVRKDIHDICSDLSSLKGLKTLAITTNGITLAKKLPMLKQCGITNLNISLDTLVPSKFEFMTRRKGHHKVIESINAAIDVGYNPVKVNCVVMRGFNDDEICDFVNLTVDKPINVRFIEFMPFDGNVWNVKKLIPYSEMLDTVAKKFPTLKRLCDHPTETAKNFQIDGHVGTVSFVTSMTKHFCAGCNRLRLLADGNLKVCLFGPSEVSLRDPLRSGAGDEELREIIGTAVKRKKASHAGMFDIAKTANRPMIHIGG from the exons ATGAAACGCTACATCTCTAGAATCACCAATTGGCCTACGCCCTTTCCCTTTCGAAACTTGAATTTCTTCAtg GTGGATAAGGAGAGGAATTTTGGTTCTAAACCTACGAAAGAACCAATTAATAACGAAGAAGGGAATCAAATTTCCGATATGTTAATCGACGGGTTCGGCCGGAAACATACTTACCTGCGACTCTCCTTAACCGAACGTTGTAATCTCCGGTGTCAATACTGTATGCCGGCAGAAGGGGTAGACCTTACTCCTTCACCAAAATTACTCACTCACAACGAGATCCTTCGTTTAGCTAACCTCTTTGTTACTTCCGGTGTCGATAAGATCCGTCTCACTGGCGGTGAACCCACCGTCCGGAAAGATATTCACGATATTTGTTCCGATTTATCGAGCTTGAAAGGGCTTAAAACATTGGCTATCACTACAAATGGAATTACCCTTGCTAAAAAGCTTCCAATGCTTAAACAATGTGGGATTACTAATTTGAATATCAGTTTAGATACCCTTGTTCCTTCGAAATTTGAGTTTATGACTAGGCGTAAAGGTCATCATAAGGTTATTGAATCCATTAATGCGGCCATTGATGTTGGATACAACCCTGTAAAA GTTAACTGTGTTGTTATGCGTGgattcaatgatgatgaaatttgtGATTTTGTCAATCTCACTGTTGATAAACCAATTAATGTTCGATTCATTGAGTTCATGCCTTTTGATGGGAATGTATGGAATGTGAAGAAACTCATTCCGTATTCGGAGATGTTGGATACAGTG GCAAAGAAATTTCCGACCTTAAAGAGGTTGTGTGATCATCCGACAGAGACTGCAAAGAATTTCCAGATTGATGGCCATGTGGGTACTGTATCTTTCGTTACTTCGATGACAAAACATTTTTGTGCTGGTTGTAATAGATTGAGACTTTTGGCTGATGGCAACTTAAAAGTATGTCTCTTTGGTCCTTCTGAG GTTAGCTTAAGAGATCCTCTTCGTTCCGGTGCTGGTGACGAGGAACTTAGAGAAATAATTGGAACAGCG GTAAAGAGGAAGAAAGCTTCGCACGCCGGGATGTTTGACATTGCAAAGACAGCAAATAGACCGATGATACACATTGGTGGCTGA
- the LOC107949073 gene encoding 50S ribosomal protein L12, chloroplastic, translating into MASSALSTLSLRLPTSSNPTNPSHFKAPSLQFPLRSLTPPNLTHRSTALRATAAPEKIEKLGTEISNLTLEEARTLVDYLQEKLGVSAAAFAPAAVSVAAPGGADAEAAVVEEKTEFDVVIEEVPSNARIAVIKSVRALTNLALKEAKELIEGLPKKFKEGVSKDEADDAKKQLEEAGAKVSIA; encoded by the coding sequence atggctTCTTCAGCTCTCTCAACACTTTCTCTCCGCTTACCCACTTCCTCTAATCCTACGAACCCTTCCCATTTCAAAGCCCCTTCCCTCCAATTCCCTCTCCGTTCCCTCACTCCTCCTAACCTCACCCACCGTTCCACCGCCCTCCGCGCCACGGCCGCCCccgaaaaaatcgaaaaactTGGCACCGAAATCTCCAACTTAACCCTCGAGGAAGCCCGCACCCTTGTTGACTACCTTCAAGAGAAACTCGGCGTCTCTGCCGCTGCCTTCGCTCCCGCAGCCGTTTCAGTTGCCGCCCCCGGTGGTGCCGATGCCGAAGCGGCTGTTGTCGAAGAGAAGACCGAGTTCGATGTGGTGATTGAGGAGGTTCCTAGCAATGCCAGGATCGCGGTGATTAAATCCGTTAGGGCTCTGACAAATTTGGCTTTGAAAGAAGCGAAAGAGTTGATTGAAGGTTTGCCCAAGAAGTTCAAAGAAGGAGTTTCGAAAGATGAAGCCGATGATGCCAAGAAACAACTTGAAGAAGCTGGAGCTAAAGTTTCCATTGCTTAG
- the LOC121204580 gene encoding disease resistance protein Pik-1-like yields the protein IGKLYIHIYKYITGVSFVGLEGNEKEKVVVIGDGIDVVKLTTILRKKVGTTEIISLAEQK from the coding sequence ATTGGGaaattatacatacatatatataaatatataacaggGGTAAGCTTTGTTGGATTAGAAGGCAATGAAAAAGAGAAAGTGGTGGTGATTGGAGATGGAATTGATGTTGTCAAATTAACTACAATTTTGAGGAAGAAAGTTGGAACTACTGAAATTATCAGTTTGGCTGAgcagaaataa
- the LOC107949071 gene encoding heavy metal-associated isoprenylated plant protein 47, with the protein MKQKVVFKVAMNCEKCRSEALKVAAGQAGVDSVALDGKEKEKVVVIGDFDAVKLTNNLRKKVGATEILTLGKQN; encoded by the exons Atgaag CAAAAGGTGGTGTTTAAGGTGGCTATGAACTGTGAAAAATGCAGGAGTGAGGCCCTTAAAGTGGCTGCAGGACAAGCAG gggTAGACTCTGTTGCATTGGATGGTAAGGAGAAAGAGAAAGTGGTGGTGATTGGAGATTTTGATGCAGTCAAGTTGACAAATAATTTGAGGAAGAAAGTTGGAGCTACTGAAATTCTCACTTTGGGAAAGCAAAACTAA
- the LOC107949389 gene encoding glycine-rich RNA-binding protein 4, mitochondrial isoform X1 — translation MVFIFGEEMKNSVGRFIAGRVSTILDNSISPSTLRFYSSHSPPSSSSKLFVAGLSWSVDEKSLKDAFSSFGNVSEVRIMYDTETGRSRGFGFVHFSNENEAMSAKDGMDGKALLGRPLRVSFALEKVRGVPVIVPRLPHT, via the exons atggtttttatttttggtgaaGAAATGAAGAACAGTGTTGGTAGGTTCATCGCCGGAAGAGTTTCAACTATTCTTGATAACTCAATTTCACCTTCAACCTTGCGATTCTATAGCTCACACTCACCTCCTTCATCTTCCAGCAAACTCTTTGTTGCAG GATTATCATGGTCGGTTGACGAGAAATCTTTGAAAGACGCCTTCTCATCCTTTGGCAATGTCTCCGAAG tGAGGATAATGTATGATACAGAGACTGGTAGGTCAAGAGGCTTCGGGTTTGTCCATTTTTCTAATGAAAATGAAGCCATGTCTGCAAAAGATGGTATGGATGGAAAG GCATTGTTAGGTCGACCATTAAGGGTAAGTTTTGCGCTTGAGAAGGTTCGGGGTGTTCCTGTTATAGTCCCTCGTCTACCTCACACTTGA
- the LOC107949072 gene encoding protein DGS1, mitochondrial, with product MEATPEGNESSRDAKTLISFYSNYLSNRFTSLFPSFPSNFLEKISNLYRQTLLPISTKRRAGLPLPLPTNSVNSIRTASEASRIYEVLNDIMDRFILNLHKIQENLQFWQSIAEGSNARKVYFMIFERGPRAFVNGSVQLMREAVTDGSAMQNLSQSSSVYISERIAVLSSLRCSLAVFLAQFYVEVNKCGKELAEDPEKPFSSLMHTLNGLFSKLDASIGHLHALRQNDSSVEGTYSFPLLFETLPEISQEESQWTNSEIKEAINLVCTNLQALDSYLALMVAKHQKPSNVTRYWIRYTCGAVGLSVCSFWLLRHSRLMGSSDIDIWIREAKESTVSFFNDHVEQPLLAIRDELLDTFKKRQKGVMDMEEVKLTSDSLHRMLLAFSEQTKGEAFPENASDQEMLEIVMLRYEKELVHPIQNLLHGELARALLIQVQKLKLDIEMAMLELDQILRANEINFAILAALPAFFLSLGLIVAVRAWFRQDTKAEGRGRIARIQRRLLIVEIEKTIMQYQAYFDQGLENDAQCMFGLLIYCLDRLYHAVRRHAKATGEWQCLKQDIIDLGRPGLQTSYKLIVTARMERVYDCLLPSLKRQ from the exons ATGGAAGCTACACCTGAAGGAAACGAGTCATCGAGGGACGCTAAAACCCTAATCTCATTTTACTCCAATTATCTGAGCAACCGTTTCACCTCTTTGTTTCCTTCCTTTCCGTCAAATTTTCTCGAGAAAATCTCAAATCTTTATCGCCAAACGCTTCTTCCTATCTCTACTAAACGCAGAGCTGGTCTCCCTCTCCCATTGCCTACCAACTCAGTCAACTCAATTCG GACGGCATCAGAAGCATCGAGAATTTATGAAGTTTTAAACGATATAATGGATCgtttcattttaaatttgcataaaattcaaGAGAATTTGCAATTTTGGCAATCTATAGCTGAG GGATCTAATGCAAGGAAAGTTTACTTCATGATTTTCGAGAGAGGGCCACGAGCTTTTGTTAATGGATCAGTTCAACTCATGCGTGAAGCTGTCACTGATGGATCAGCAATGCAAAATCTTTCCCAATCTTCATCTGTGTACATCTCTGAAAGGATTGCTGTCTTATCTTCCCTAAGGTGTTCACTTGCTGTTTTTCTGGCTCAG TTTTATGTGGAAGTTAACAAATGTGGAAAGGAGTTAGCAGAAGATCCAGAGAAGCCATTTTCCTCACTTATGCACACTCTTAATGGCTTATTTTCTAAGTTGGACGCATCAATTGGCCATCTTCATGCTTTGCGTCAG AATGATTCTTCTGTTGAAGGAACCTATTCGTTTCCTCTACTATTTGAGACATTGCCAGAAATCAGTCAGGAAGAGTCTCAATGGACAAATTCTGAAATTAAGGAAGCTATCAACTTGGTTTGTACGAATCTCCAGGCACTTGACTCTTACTTAGCTCTCATG GTAGCTAAACACCAAAAACCAAGTAATGTAACTCGTTACTGGATCCGGTATACATGTGGTGCAGTTGGCCTTTCAGTTTGTTCTTTCTGGCTCCTACGGCATAGCCGTCTGATGGGAAGTTCTGACATTGACATTTGGATTCGTGAAGCAAAGGAGTCAACAGTTAGCTTCTTTAATGACCATGTTGAGCAACCG CTTTTGGCAATTAGAGATGAACTTTTGGATACGTTTAAGAAAAGACAGAAAGGTGTGATGGATATGGAGGAAGTGAAGTTGACTTCCGATTCTCTCCACAG AATGTTATTGGCCTTCAGTGAGCAGACAAAAGGTGAAGCGTTCCCAGAGAATGCATCAGATCAGGAAATGCTTGAGATAGTTATGTTAAG ATATGAAAAGGAACTTGTGCATCCTATCCAGAATCTTCTCCACGGAGAGCTTGCCCGTGCTCTGCTTATCCAG GTGCAGAAGTTGAAACTCGATATTGAGAT GGCAATGCTTGAACTGGATCAGATTCTCAGAGCAAATGAAATAAACTTTGCAATACTAGCTGCCTTGCCAGCATTCTTTCTGTCTCTTGGTCTGATTGTAGCCGTGCGTGCATGGTTTAGACAG GATACTAAAGCTGAAGGCAGAGGAAGAATTGCTCGTATCCAGAGGAGGCTACTTATTGTGGAGATTGAGAAAACAATTATGCAGTACCAGGCTTACTTTGACCAAGGGCTG GAAAATGATGCACAATGCATGTTCGGGTTGTTGATTTATTGTCTAGACCGTTTATACCATGCTGTCAGAAGACATGCAAAGGCGACCGGTGAATGGCAATG CTTGAAACAGGATATAATTGATTTAGGAAGGCCTGGTCTTCAAACTTCATACAAGCTAATTGTGACGGCACGAATGGAACGCGTTTACGATTGTTTGCTTCCTTCCCTAAAACGCCAATAG
- the LOC121204832 gene encoding 60S ribosomal protein L7-4 translates to MGEEVKAVIPESLLKKNKRNEEWELAKKQELEAAKKKKVENRKLIFNRAKQYAKEYEAQEKELIRLKREAKLKGGFYVDPEAKLLFIVRIRGINAMHPRTRKILQLLRLRQIFNGVFLKVNKATMNMLHLVEPYVTYGYPNLKSVKELIYKRGFGKLNKQRVALTDNAIVEQALGKYGIICVEDLIHEIMTVGPHFKEANNFLWPFKLKAPLGGLKKKRNHYVEGGDAGNRENYINELIRRMN, encoded by the exons ATGGGTGAGGAAGTCAAGGCTGTGATTCCTGAGTCGCTCCTGAAGAAGAATAAGAGGAATGAAGAATGGGAGCTTGCCAAAAAGCAGGAGCTTGAAGCTGCAAAGAAGAAGAAAGTCGAGAACCGCAAGTTGATTTTCAATAGGGCTAAGCAATATGCAAAGGAGTATGAGGCTCAG GAGAAAGAGTTGATTCGATTGAAGCGCGAGGCAAAGTTGAAAGGAGGATTCTATGTGGATCCGGAAGCTAAGCTTTTGTTTATCGTTCGAATCCGTGG TATCAATGCCATGCACCCGAGGACGAGAAAGATTTTGCAGCTCTTGCGATTGAGACAG ATTTTCAATGGTGTTTTCCTTAAAGTAAACAAGGCAACAATGAACATGCTTCACCTGGTTGAACCTTACGTTACATACGG ATACCCTAATCTCAAGAGTGTGAAGGAATTGATTTACAAACGAGGTTTCGGGAAGTTGAATAAGCAGAGAGTCGCTTTGACTGACAATGCAATCGTTGAGCAG GCGCTTGGCAAATACGGGATCATCTGTGTCGAAGATCTCATCCATGAGATCATGACAGTGGGTCCTCATTTTAAAGAGGCCAATAACTTCCTTTGGCCTTTCAAGTTGAAGGCGCCGTTGGGTGgtttgaagaagaagaggaaCCATTACGTCGAAGGAGGAGATGCCGGTAACCGGGAGAATTATATCAACGAGCTGATTAGAAGAATGAATTAA
- the LOC107949389 gene encoding RNA-binding protein 3 isoform X2, translating into MVFIFGEEMKNSVGRFIAGRVSTILDNSISPSTLRFYSSHSPPSSSSKLFVAGLSWSVDEKSLKDAFSSFGNVSEVRIMYDTETGRSRGFGFVHFSNENEAMSAKDGIVRSTIKGKFCA; encoded by the exons atggtttttatttttggtgaaGAAATGAAGAACAGTGTTGGTAGGTTCATCGCCGGAAGAGTTTCAACTATTCTTGATAACTCAATTTCACCTTCAACCTTGCGATTCTATAGCTCACACTCACCTCCTTCATCTTCCAGCAAACTCTTTGTTGCAG GATTATCATGGTCGGTTGACGAGAAATCTTTGAAAGACGCCTTCTCATCCTTTGGCAATGTCTCCGAAG tGAGGATAATGTATGATACAGAGACTGGTAGGTCAAGAGGCTTCGGGTTTGTCCATTTTTCTAATGAAAATGAAGCCATGTCTGCAAAAGATG GCATTGTTAGGTCGACCATTAAGGGTAAGTTTTGCGCTTGA
- the LOC121204833 gene encoding translation initiation factor eIF-2B subunit gamma → MDFQVVVLAGGNSKNLTPLVSKELPKPLLPVANCPVLNYVLHQLEQSNLKDLIVVVEGEDAALLVGAWISGTFIDRLHVEIAAVPEDIGTAGALRAISHHLTAKDILVVSGDLVSDVPPGALAATHRRHDAAVTTMLCSIPVSGPLESGSSGGKDKAKKLGRYNIIGLDPSKQFLLHIATGAEIEKDARISKRILHAVGQMEMRSDLMDAHMYAFKRSVLQEVLDIKDTFQSLKEDVLPYLVRSQLKSEALLNRTSQGEENSNEKVSSQNNQAFISRILANASTPSFHGLYSENPDGSSSTRKTHKCCVYIASSSSYCVRLNSIQAFMDINRYVTGDADHLLSPNNIIGPSPKLGTKTTVGPNCRLGEGSEMGDKCQVKRSIIGRHCRIGSHVKAVNSVVMNHVTIGDGCIIQGSVICSNVQLQERVVLKDCQVGAGFVVTAGSEYKAESLAKKEK, encoded by the exons ATGGATTTTCAAGTAGTGGTTTTAGCCGGTGGCAATTCAAAGAATCTAACTCCCCTTGtttccaag GAATTGCCTAAACCGCTGCTTCCGGTGGCTAACTGCCCTGTTCTTAACTACGTTTTGCACCAATTGGAACAAAGCAACCTTAAAGATCTAATTGtt GTGGTTGAAGGAGAAGATGCAGCTCTTCTCGTTGGTGCTTGGATTTCTGGGACTTTCATTGATCGTTTACATGTTGAG ATTGCTGCAGTCCCTGAGGATATTGGAACTGCTGGGGCACTTCGGGCAATCTCACATCACCTCACAGCAAAAGACATTTTG GTCGTGAGTGGTGATCTTGTTTCTGATGTTCCTCCTGGTGCTCTTGCTGCCACCCATAGGCGACATGATGCAGCAGTGACTACAAtgctttgctctattcctgttagtGGACCTTTAGAGTCAGGATCCTCCGGAGGAAAAGATAAAGCCAAGAAACTAGGACGTTACAACATCATTGGACTGGACCCTAGCAAACAATTTTTATTACACATAGCTACGG GAGCAGAAATTGAGAAAGATGCTCGAATTTCAAAGCGCATTCTCCATGCTGTAGGCCAG ATGGAAATGCGATCTGATCTCATGGATGCTCATATGTATGCATTCAAGAG GTCTGTCCTGCAAGAAGTTTTAGACATAAAGGATACGTTTCAAAGCTTGAAAGAGGATGTACTTCCTTATCTTGTCCGGAGCCAGCTG AAATCCGAGGCCTTACTAAATAGAACATCGCAAGGTGAAGAAAACAGTAACGAGAAGGTTAGTTCCCAGAACAATCAAGCATTCATCTCTCGAATCCTTGCTAACGCATCTACCCCAAGCTTTCACGGACTCTATTCTGAGAATCCCGATGGTTCTTCTTCTACTCGGAAAACCCATAAATGCTGTGTTTATATTGCAAGCAGCAGCAGTTATTGTGTGCGCTTAAATTCCATTCAAGCTTTTATGGACATAAATCGATAT GTCACTGGTGATGCAGATCATCTGCTAAGTCCTAATAATATTATAGGTCCTTCACCGAAGCTCGGAACCAAAACTACT GTGGGGCCAAACTGTAGGCTGGGTGAAGGTTCGGAAATGGGTGACAAATGCCAAGTAAAACGGTCAATCATTGGTCGTCACTGCCGGATAGGTTCCCATGTGAAG GCTGTCAATTCAGTTGTAATGAATCATGTTACCATCGGCGATGGCTGTATAATACAGGGCTCCGTGATTTGCAGCAACGTTCAGCTACAAGAGCGCGTTGTATTGAAAGATTGCCAA GTCGGGGCTGGTTTTGTTGTCACTGCCGGAAGTGAGTATAAGGCAGAATCTTTGGCTAAAAAGGAGAAATGA
- the LOC121204579 gene encoding molybdopterin synthase catalytic subunit, producing MNSEEKTLVEIIDGNNQIDLAKYINYVSAPQAGAIATFSGTTRDTFEGKTVVELRYEAYVSMAIKNLKSICSAARSSWDLHSIAVAHRLGIVPVGETSVFVVVSATHRADALDACKFLIDELKASVPIWKKEVYSDGEVWKENPEFLERRLELGKDVGCCQRKIETAAYDKKSCCKPKVKVEEAID from the coding sequence ATGAACTCCGAGGAGAAAACTCTTGTCGAAATCATAGACGGCAATAACCAGATCGACCTTGCCAAGTACATAAACTATGTAAGTGCCCCTCAAGCTGGCGCCATAGCTACGTTTTCTGGCACAACACGCGACACTTTCGAAGGCAAAACAGTAGTGGAGCTAAGATACGAAGCATACGTATCGATGGCAATCAAGAACCTCAAGTCTATTTGTTCCGCTGCTAGATCATCCTGGGATCTCCATTCTATTGCGGTTGCACACCGTTTAGGCATAGTTCCAGTAGGAGAAACGAGTGTGTTTGTTGTCGTATCGGCTACTCACCGTGCTGATGCCCTAGACGCGTGTAAGTTTTTGATTGACGAGTTAAAGGCATCTGTTCCAATATGGAAGAAAGAGGTTTATTCTGATGGAGAGGTTTGGAAGGAGAATCCGGAATTTCTCGAGCGGAGGTTGGAACTCGGCAAGGATGTTGGCTGTTGCCAAAGGAAGATCGAGACCGCGGCATATGATAAAAAGAGTTGTTGCAAACCAAAGGTGAAGGTGGAAGAAGCAATAGATTGA